A region of the Numenius arquata chromosome 2, bNumArq3.hap1.1, whole genome shotgun sequence genome:
GAAACCGAGCAGCCTTCCCTTGAACACCTTGCCTAATGACCATCTGGTTAAGACTTCGCTCTCCAAGTCGACAGACGAAGGAAGCCCTAATCCGCCAGGAAGCTGCGAGGAGTTAGGAGAGTTGTCGTCGACACCGGGGCGCTTCCCGTACTTCCAGAGTGACTGTGCTTTTTCCAGTCCCTTTTGGAAGGAAGGATGCTCACTCAGCACATCACCAGCTCCTGGTAGCACGCACAGGAAGGACAAAGTGCTTGACAGGAGTGCCTGCCATCCTAAAGACAAAGAAACTTGCCACGATCAGAAAAGCCTTAACCAGGGCTCCTTCAGCTACGTCTGCGAGAGGCTTGAGCACCTTCAAGCTGATAGCTGCGACACTGTGGGATGCCCACCTGTCTCCAGCGCTCACACGTGGCACATGCTCTCCCCCGCCGTCCCACACAGCCTCTTCAGGAGCCAGAAAGCAGACGGTTGGCCCTTCATGCTGAGGATTCCTGAGAAGAAGAACATGATGTCCTCTCGGCAATGGGGCCCCATTTACCTTAGGGTCCTAGCCGGAGGGGTATTGCAGATGTATTACGAAAAGGGCCTGGAGAAACCTTTCAAGGAATTCCAGCTGCAGCCACACTGCAAGCTGTCCGAACCTAAATTAGAGAGCTATAACGTCTCAGGAAAAATCCATACCGTGAAGATTGAATGTGTGTCTTACACAGAGAAAAGGAGGTATCATCCCAAAGTGGAAGTGATCCATGAGCCGGAGGTTGAGCAGATGTTGAAGTTGGGCACCACGGATTATAATGACTTCACCGATTTCCTTGTAACAGTTGAGGAAGAACTTATGAAACTTCCTACCGTTTCTAGACAGAAGAGGAATTATGAAGAGCAAGAAATGACTCTGGAAATAGTGGATAATTTTTGGGGGAAAGTCACTAAGGCAGAGGGAAAACTCGTAGAAAGTGCCGTCATCACGCACATTTACTGCTTGTGCTTTGTGAACGGAAGCGCTGACTGCTTTCTAACCCTGAACGACCTGGAGCTCCAGAAAAGGGATGAGCGTTActttgagaaggaggaggagaagaaatggATCGACATTCTGGATTGCCATTTCCATAACTGCGTCAGAGCGCAGGAATTCGAGCAATCGCGCATTATTAAGTTTACACCCCCGGATGGCTGTAGGCTGGAACTGATGCGTTTCAGGACACGGTATAATGGGCAAGACCTTCCCTTCTCTGTGAAGGCTGCGGTGGTGGTTCAGGGGGCATACGTTGAACTTCAGGCTTTTATAAACATGTCTTCAACTGCTCCAGTCCCAACCCGTTTACCCTCTGTGAAATCCTGTGAAAACGTTATGATACGCTTTCCCGTTCCCACGCAGTGGGTCAAAGCACTTTGGACCATGAACCTCCAAAGACAGAAGTCCCTAAAAGCAAAAATGAATAGGAGAGCGTGCCTTGGCTCTTTACATGAGGTCGAATCTGATCCCGTAATACAAGTCTCGGTTGGAACAGCAAAATATGAGAGTGCCTACAGGGCTGTTGTGTGGAAGATAGACAGGCTTCCAGATAAAAACTCAAGTAAATAATTTGTGCTATAAAATTATGGGCTTGGGTGCATGTCTTCACCGTTTTTATGTTTGTGTACCTCTGTCACCTTCCGTAGTTTGAGTTTTTATCTGTGCAGTGGTGTTCGTAGAAGCTGGAGTAacctttttggaaaaagaaaatatagtctttaattattttttaaagcacattttcctACCTTATTGGATGGAGGCAGATGTGTTATTGTCATGTGGTATCATGGAAGTGGATCTCGCCATTCTGAGTAAACCTCAAATCCATAGTAAGAAAGAGGGAACGGTTTATGCTTTGCATGTACCAGCTGAGCAGTGGTGGGATGGGAAGCAAACACCAGTAAGTGAACTGATTTGCCCACCCGATGTCCCACATCTAATAgaaaaaagtggtattttaacTGTTGCGCCTTGGCTTTTCTAGCATCGTTTAAGAAACGGTAGGTATGATACGTAACTAGAAGGTTTTGTGGACTTGCTGTAGCAAGTTGAGTAGTTGAGTGTGCTTTTGCTAAGGCTGTTGTCTGTTACCTCCTTGATGAGTTTGCGTGTGGAGATTGCATGTCTATGGCAAGAACTGTGCTGACAAAAAATGACTCCCAGtttattcctcctcctctctggtgGTGGGACCTCACTAAAAACTTGCAGCAATAAAACCAGCTTAGTTCGTAGTCATGCACGTGGGAGTTGTTAATTTCCCACTAAGTAAAATAATCTACCTTAATTTAATGGAGAAAATACgatttttggggggaaagaaaatataaatatatgatTCTAAAACTCCAGTTTTTAGTCATGTTACCAGATTAATTGCCCAAGGTAGTACGTTTCTAAAGGCATAAAAATTCTTGAGGAATACATTATTATTCTTCAAGTTCTGTACAATGAAGGCACGTGATCCTTTCCTTGGATATGCATTATGTGTACCTGAGGCTTTGGGGATCTGTGTAAGACAAGGGCATCTGTTAAAGCATTTTGCCTAAAATACCTGTACAATCTGTACTTTTAAGAAGGGGGTAAGTCTTAACCAATGGATTGGCCTTGTCTTGTAGTGGCCAAACTGTCTGGACTAACTACCTCTTTAAAATGTCCAGAAAAGATCTAAGCTTCTTAAGTCCTGGTTTCAGGTTTGCTAGTACTAAGCTCATGTTTTGACAGCTAGATGTGTGTGCAGGTGAGAGTTCTCATTGAAAACTATTAAAAACAAGagtaaaggcaaaaaaacctcctgaggatattttttttcttatttctatctAATTGTAAATTATATTTAATCTGATCTGTTGTTTAGGTAAttacgactttttttttttttacagtttgatATTTGAATACCTCTGTTTTTTCAGTGACAGAATTAACGGATCAACAGAAAAACTgtgaaaattgaaatgaaattaaaagggaATATTATCCTGAGTCTCTAGATGAACTAGATTGGTTTTGGTATTAAAAGAGCATTTGAAAGCATCCTGTATCGACATGCTAATGTGGCAGTTCTGAGAGTATAAATTATTGCATGGCAGATGAGAGCTAGTATTTTTACTAATGATGCTGCATGGAAATACTGGTGCCTTTTGTGGGTTTTGCTTAGACCATGAGGTCTCTCAAACCTTGAGCGATTGTGCCTTTCGATTTCTACGGATGCGGACACCACGGGAGGAACAGCACGAATGTTGCTGCGGTCAGATTCAGAAATGACGTCGTGTTAATGCCATCTCTTTTGCTTTGGGAGAAGCTGTGGTCAGCTTGGACCTGTGGCTAATGCCATATGGCTCCTCCCGAGTTGGCCGAGCCCTCCCTTTTCCATGCTGCTTGGTCCCTGGGTATCGCAGGCTCTGCTTGGAGAGGATGCTGGTGGCTGCCAGGCGACGGGCAGCGGGGGAGCGGAGGAGACGCAGCATCAGCAGACGGACTAACACAAGGCAGGGAGCCAAGCCAGAATTAATgctggaggggggagagaaatgACAGAGAGGGGGAAGATAAAGGCAGGCAGTAAATGAGGGGTTGGGGAGGCTGGAAAACGGACAGAGAGGGCACAGGAGTTGATGGAGAGACGTAGGAGAACCAGTGGGGGGAAGAAGATTCTTCAGGTCTTCCAAATCTGTAGACTTGGGTGTCTGGTGCTCCAGGTTTTGAGGCTTTGCACTGTGGTGCTGTGACCCGGGTGTTTTCCCGAGGCTTATGGGACTGACTGTTTGGGTAGCTTTTAATATTCTTTGCTATTTAATGTGGGTTTGCTTCTGCACAATCAAGTCAGCAATTTAGTCAGCCAATTTTAAAGAAGATTATAAGTCTTCCAAAGTCTTTAATTCCCTGCAGTTCATTCACCTTAAGATTTGATGTGCACAATTAACTTCAGATTTATATTATTTGAAAGCAAGAACTGTTTTTTGTGGCGTTCTACAGCTTTACATTATTTTCTATCAGTAGCTTAAACTTTTGACATTTGAATAATTCCTCTGGCTGAGATCTGCAAAATCATTTGTATCCTTGAAATGTTCATgcctttgaaaaaacattttggtaGTAATACTGGTCAAATTTTAAACATCTCTATCAAGTTTTCTGTGTGCAGTTAAGAGTTTAAAAATAGAGTTGTCCCAAGGCGTGCCAAAAATCTGGAGGCAGTCAAACTAATAGAAATATGTAAACTTTCATAAGACGTTTACTGCAGGGAGAAAAATACGCTGAggcttttgctttcaaaaagCCTTTGTCCAAGGCTtcctcaaaaaagaagaaagggaaaggttgCCTACAGTTATACTGTGACTCTGTTTATAGACATTGAAATACGTTAGTATCCACTGGGTTCTACTAAAGTGCTTTGTTGGAAGAGCGCTGGCCAAGCAAAGTCTATGTGAGCTGTGAGATACcccagatttttaaaagctgcctcTGTTTATTCCAAAATATAAACTGAGAGTTTGGAGCTTGAGTgttaactttattaaaaaaaaaaaaggtgaaaaagctGCAGACTTTGAAGGGTTGGTCCAATGAAATTTCTGCAGATTGAGGCTATGTTTGTGAAATGGGAGCATCTGTAAGGAAAtgtagaaaattctatgatttcagCATGGTACTGGGGCCAGTCTTTGCACCGGAGAAACTGTATGCACCCATattgcccagggagctggggagatgcTAGGCTTCGAAACGCTGTATTTTAATCTCTTGCCTTCTAAGTTTGTGCCCTGTGGTGCTTCCTGCGAGGACACCTCCCTCTGCGGGCTGTTGTGTGAAGCCACAGTTCTTCAGCTGATTATTGCTCCTTCTGCCTCATGGAGCCACACTGAGGGAGCAGGGATTAAGCAAGACAGAGAAATGGAGCCCGGGGAGCTCGTGGCTGCTGGCAGCCATTAGCATCTGAGTGTGGACTCAAGTGTGGGAGGTGATGGGGCTCCCAGcaacctccagctgctgcttttttgtttacTAAGCTGCCTAGGTGGAAACTGCAAGCCATGACTTTGTTAGGtgggctccatccctgcccagcaccatTGCAAACTGCTCCTTGGTGGTGGTACCTTCCCGCTGCCCTATTTCCTGAACATTTCTCCTGGAAGGTTGGATAAATGCACCCATTTAGACATAGCTGCAGGAATTGGTAACTTCTAACAATCCTAATGTAAATCTATTTTTAGTAATTgttgatgttttcattttcaaaacaaggcTTTGAGAACTGGACCTATTTGAGCAAAAATAGAATTAGTACTTAACTAAAATAACCAGCACATTTCTTTGCCTTAAATTGCTTGCCTTCACGAGCCTTTCCCAAATCAAGGTTGCTTGAATGCTACTCCTACAGGTGAATAAGGGATAAATAGTGTGAGTAAATCCAGCAAAGTTAGGTTGTTTGTGAAGTGCTATGTGAATGCTAAATGACAGTTAGAATCTAGCTTCATAGTTTTACtgatctgtttgtttgttttggctttttctgttgttattcttCAGAGAAACAGAGCAAGAATTTGGCACATTTTTAGGAAATAAGAGCCAAATTTTCAGATGCAAAACAAGACAGACTCAGGTCTCTGAATTCACAAAAGTCTTAACAATTTGCCTAGACACCTAAACCCCAGGGCTTCTGTCCCCCGAGTTAGCTCGTAAAAGCTCAGTTACCTCCCCGAATTATCTGGTTGCCTTTCACGAGTGATTCGATTCCATCAGGCCAGATGGGCATGTCTCCATGGTGCCTGATGGGCTACATTTTGGATGGCTGGGCTCGCATCAGAATGTGTCATCTTAGCTTCCACTGGGCAACTGTACAGACTTACACCATGCCTGCTTCATCCAACTTGTCATTCCACACTactatcttttctcttttctggccGACGTCTTGCTTATTCATCATTAcaggttgttttgggttttttttgcaaaaggaTCTTGTACCTGCagcctctctttcttcttctaacTCCAGTGTAATACAAGGCCTGGGAAACAATAGTTTCATGGAGCAGAGATGACAAGGACTGGCCAGTTTTAGGTGAAAACTAAGGCAATCCTCACCGTCTTCCAGCACATTGGTTGATCACTTTGTTGTCTGACAGTCGATGGGAAGAGTTGCTCCATGCTCCTACCACAGCCCAGCAGTGGGCAGAGGAACTTCTCCACAAGTGAAGTGGTGAGTAACTCCTTCTGATGTTGACGTTGGTACAGGAGAAGGATGGGCTGCGGGGAACCCTGTGTTTTGGGAGTAAACAGGTCTGGTGGAGGCTGCTCCAGAGGACCCGGAGCAGTAGCCTTATTACCCAGATCCCAAAACCATCATCTCTGCTTTTGCAGGTTACCACCTAGGGAAAAGAAAGGACCCCAGAACTCATCGGATCCCAGCACTCTCAGTGCACCCACCTCATGGGTGTGGGTTAGCTGGAATATAAGCCCAGAGACTTTTTTTAAGTGCTATATGATACTGAACCACAACTGTGCCATGTCTTACACAGCAGCCGGCCAAGAGGAATGGCCCATTTATGCCTGGGCTCAAGTGGACATCTACCATCCAACATTTACCATTACATACCTGTCCAGGAAAATTCCAAGCAGTGGTTATTTCTGGATTCCCTTTCTCAGAAGACAAAACAATTTTCCAGACAATTCCCATTGCTACTTGTTTCTCCATAGACCTCCCTCCCACAACAGGAAGATGCTGAATttgacctccagaagtccttaGATCTACACCCTTTTCCTATTACCACAAACGGACTCCATACAAGATGCTGCTGCTCTTGGACAAACCCATTCTCCTCAGCTCCTTGGTCAACCATAGACCGAGAGGCAGAGCACACCGCTTTACTGGCCAGGGCATGATGTGTCATCTTAGTGTTGCAACTGCTGCTATGAAGGACCCTTTCCCTGTTGCTGACATTGTGCAGTCTGTGTGT
Encoded here:
- the STON1 gene encoding stonin-1 — encoded protein: MCSTNPANWVTFDDEPLFQSPQKLVDNQSSCKANGLKLNLSSVHESSSRSSSTGSTPLSSPVVDFYLSPGPPSNSPLTTPTRDYPGSPCIPKPGVHILYPIPEWPSNVNLLPSPGICSSICSSQKPSSLPLNTLPNDHLVKTSLSKSTDEGSPNPPGSCEELGELSSTPGRFPYFQSDCAFSSPFWKEGCSLSTSPAPGSTHRKDKVLDRSACHPKDKETCHDQKSLNQGSFSYVCERLEHLQADSCDTVGCPPVSSAHTWHMLSPAVPHSLFRSQKADGWPFMLRIPEKKNMMSSRQWGPIYLRVLAGGVLQMYYEKGLEKPFKEFQLQPHCKLSEPKLESYNVSGKIHTVKIECVSYTEKRRYHPKVEVIHEPEVEQMLKLGTTDYNDFTDFLVTVEEELMKLPTVSRQKRNYEEQEMTLEIVDNFWGKVTKAEGKLVESAVITHIYCLCFVNGSADCFLTLNDLELQKRDERYFEKEEEKKWIDILDCHFHNCVRAQEFEQSRIIKFTPPDGCRLELMRFRTRYNGQDLPFSVKAAVVVQGAYVELQAFINMSSTAPVPTRLPSVKSCENVMIRFPVPTQWVKALWTMNLQRQKSLKAKMNRRACLGSLHEVESDPVIQVSVGTAKYESAYRAVVWKIDRLPDKNSSSDHPHSLSYKLELGSDQEIPSDWYPFATVQFVVHETCASGTEVKSLGVESDLQPQKHLVQKAFYNCQVEIEKKWIRLDGEDPEKAGNCLMQ